From the genome of Oxyura jamaicensis isolate SHBP4307 breed ruddy duck chromosome 2, BPBGC_Ojam_1.0, whole genome shotgun sequence, one region includes:
- the KIAA0895 gene encoding uncharacterized protein KIAA0895 homolog isoform X2, with the protein MLESIRVTEKLHWPKQELSKKSILSPEHKLNINNENSLQQLSPGVLKDIFTTGTSSYNVLLQSKEEKKHHIQKQLSAHHKKQRKTTKCSITSRSSEHRKIKVPLPLPSGGWCCTNRQPSVFITSLGSNSMKFANNISVSGNSTRLPPQPKSRARRHFNQSKPKQSQSPKSCGKEGDVSGQKLCLLTAIKPSNVEKEKMKFFKSDFTYNPQFEYANPALPNVLAKHSQASDRFLKQSINIMERTLQKYGSYEKFEQATGGSLLTKSRIWNHVRKYMVKEGCLGEIVVHLTEDLLSRASMTVVNGRPTLTINISTAREHWLEGMLRHEIGTHYFRGFNNNSQPWCNWNGRRKHGLKPINPTEEGLASIHSVLFRKDPFLWRAALLYYTVYQASQMSFSQLFQDVGKFVKDPNTRWDYCVRAKRGWTDTSQPGCFNKDQVYLDGILQILRYRESIDFHLLTALGKISYEDVDRLKGLAVIENMRVPHFLQDHARYMEHLEKIMEVNELTDEELQDLID; encoded by the exons ATGCTGGAGTCTATCCGTGTGACCG AAAAACTTCACTGGCCTAAGCAAGAGCTTTCTAAGAAATCAATCCTGAGTCCAGAACATAAGCTGAAcattaataatgaaaacagcCTCCAGCAACTGTCTCCTGGGGTCCTTAAGGACATTTTCACAACAGGAACCAGCAGCTACAATGTCCTTCTGCAGagcaaagaagagaagaaacaccACATTCAGAAGCAGTTGTCCGCTCAccacaagaaacaaagaaaaaccacTAAGTGCTCTATCACCTCGCGAAGCAGCGAGCACCGCAAAATCAAAGTCCCGCTGCCTTTGCCCAGCGGTGGATGGTGCTGCACAAACAGGCAGCCCTCTGTCTTCATCACCAGCCTGGGGTCTAACAGCATGAAGTTTGCAAACAATATTTCGGTTTCAGGGAACAGCACAAGACTGCCACCTCAACCCAAAAGTAGAGCTAGGAGGCATTTCAATCAGTCAAAGCCAAAGCAATCCCAGTCACCaaaaagctgtggaaaagaGGGAGATGTCTCTGGCCAAAAACTCTGTCTCCTAACTGCAATCAAGCCTTCAAAtgtggagaaagagaaaatgaaattcttcaaGTCAGATTTCACATACAATCCTCAATTTGAATATGCAAATCCTGCTTTGCCAAACGTGTTAGCTAAACATAGCCAAGCATCTGACAGATTTCTTAAGCAG TCCATTAATATTATGGAGCGGACATTGCAGAAGTACGGAAGCTATGAAAAATTTGAACAAGCCACTGGAGGCAGCTTGCTGACCAAAAGCCGCATCTGGAATCATGTCAGGAAATATATGGTGAAAGAAGGCTGTCTTGGTGAG ATTGTGGTCCATCTCACGGAGGACCTGCTTTCTCGAGCCTCAATGACAGTGGTGAATGGCCGCCCCACTCTCACTATCAATATCTCCACTGCGAGAGAGCACTGGCTGGAAGGGATGCTGAGACATGAAATCG GAACTCATTATTTTCGAGGGTTTAACAACAACAGCCAACCTTGGTGCAACTGGAACGGACGAAGGAAACATGGGTTGAAACCGATTAACCCTACAGAAGAAGGGCTAGCGAGCATTCACAGCGTCCTCTTCCGCAAAGACCCTTTCCTTTGGAGAGCTGCCCTGCTCTACTACACAGTCTATCAGGCTAGTCAAATGTCCTTCAGCCAGCTTTTCCAGGACGTGGGGAAATTTGTCAAGGACCCCAATACCAGGTGGGATTACTGTGTACGAGCCAAGAGGGGATGGACTGACACATCACAGCCAG GCTGTTTCAATAAAGATCAGGTGTACTTAGACGGCATCCTCCAAATCCTGAGATATAGGGAGTCCATTGATTTCCACCTTCTGACAGCCCTCGGAAAG ATCTCATATGAGGATGTGGACCGCCTGAAAGGATTGGCTGTGATTGAGAACATGAGGGTACCACACTTTTTGCAAGATCATGCCCGTTATATGGAGCACTTGGAAAAGATTATGGAAGTCAATGAGCTGACTGATGAGGAGCTCCAGGATCTCATAGATTAA
- the KIAA0895 gene encoding uncharacterized protein KIAA0895 homolog isoform X3 encodes MERTLQKYGSYEKFEQATGGSLLTKSRIWNHVRKYMVKEGCLGEIVVHLTEDLLSRASMTVVNGRPTLTINISTAREHWLEGMLRHEIGTHYFRGFNNNSQPWCNWNGRRKHGLKPINPTEEGLASIHSVLFRKDPFLWRAALLYYTVYQASQMSFSQLFQDVGKFVKDPNTRWDYCVRAKRGWTDTSQPGCFNKDQVYLDGILQILRYRESIDFHLLTALGKISYEDVDRLKGLAVIENMRVPHFLQDHARYMEHLEKIMEVNELTDEELQDLID; translated from the exons ATGGAGCGGACATTGCAGAAGTACGGAAGCTATGAAAAATTTGAACAAGCCACTGGAGGCAGCTTGCTGACCAAAAGCCGCATCTGGAATCATGTCAGGAAATATATGGTGAAAGAAGGCTGTCTTGGTGAG ATTGTGGTCCATCTCACGGAGGACCTGCTTTCTCGAGCCTCAATGACAGTGGTGAATGGCCGCCCCACTCTCACTATCAATATCTCCACTGCGAGAGAGCACTGGCTGGAAGGGATGCTGAGACATGAAATCG GAACTCATTATTTTCGAGGGTTTAACAACAACAGCCAACCTTGGTGCAACTGGAACGGACGAAGGAAACATGGGTTGAAACCGATTAACCCTACAGAAGAAGGGCTAGCGAGCATTCACAGCGTCCTCTTCCGCAAAGACCCTTTCCTTTGGAGAGCTGCCCTGCTCTACTACACAGTCTATCAGGCTAGTCAAATGTCCTTCAGCCAGCTTTTCCAGGACGTGGGGAAATTTGTCAAGGACCCCAATACCAGGTGGGATTACTGTGTACGAGCCAAGAGGGGATGGACTGACACATCACAGCCAG GCTGTTTCAATAAAGATCAGGTGTACTTAGACGGCATCCTCCAAATCCTGAGATATAGGGAGTCCATTGATTTCCACCTTCTGACAGCCCTCGGAAAG ATCTCATATGAGGATGTGGACCGCCTGAAAGGATTGGCTGTGATTGAGAACATGAGGGTACCACACTTTTTGCAAGATCATGCCCGTTATATGGAGCACTTGGAAAAGATTATGGAAGTCAATGAGCTGACTGATGAGGAGCTCCAGGATCTCATAGATTAA
- the KIAA0895 gene encoding uncharacterized protein KIAA0895 homolog isoform X1, producing MRSVERICVQKLHWPKQELSKKSILSPEHKLNINNENSLQQLSPGVLKDIFTTGTSSYNVLLQSKEEKKHHIQKQLSAHHKKQRKTTKCSITSRSSEHRKIKVPLPLPSGGWCCTNRQPSVFITSLGSNSMKFANNISVSGNSTRLPPQPKSRARRHFNQSKPKQSQSPKSCGKEGDVSGQKLCLLTAIKPSNVEKEKMKFFKSDFTYNPQFEYANPALPNVLAKHSQASDRFLKQSINIMERTLQKYGSYEKFEQATGGSLLTKSRIWNHVRKYMVKEGCLGEIVVHLTEDLLSRASMTVVNGRPTLTINISTAREHWLEGMLRHEIGTHYFRGFNNNSQPWCNWNGRRKHGLKPINPTEEGLASIHSVLFRKDPFLWRAALLYYTVYQASQMSFSQLFQDVGKFVKDPNTRWDYCVRAKRGWTDTSQPGCFNKDQVYLDGILQILRYRESIDFHLLTALGKISYEDVDRLKGLAVIENMRVPHFLQDHARYMEHLEKIMEVNELTDEELQDLID from the exons ATGAGATCAGTGGAGAGAATCTGTGTGC AAAAACTTCACTGGCCTAAGCAAGAGCTTTCTAAGAAATCAATCCTGAGTCCAGAACATAAGCTGAAcattaataatgaaaacagcCTCCAGCAACTGTCTCCTGGGGTCCTTAAGGACATTTTCACAACAGGAACCAGCAGCTACAATGTCCTTCTGCAGagcaaagaagagaagaaacaccACATTCAGAAGCAGTTGTCCGCTCAccacaagaaacaaagaaaaaccacTAAGTGCTCTATCACCTCGCGAAGCAGCGAGCACCGCAAAATCAAAGTCCCGCTGCCTTTGCCCAGCGGTGGATGGTGCTGCACAAACAGGCAGCCCTCTGTCTTCATCACCAGCCTGGGGTCTAACAGCATGAAGTTTGCAAACAATATTTCGGTTTCAGGGAACAGCACAAGACTGCCACCTCAACCCAAAAGTAGAGCTAGGAGGCATTTCAATCAGTCAAAGCCAAAGCAATCCCAGTCACCaaaaagctgtggaaaagaGGGAGATGTCTCTGGCCAAAAACTCTGTCTCCTAACTGCAATCAAGCCTTCAAAtgtggagaaagagaaaatgaaattcttcaaGTCAGATTTCACATACAATCCTCAATTTGAATATGCAAATCCTGCTTTGCCAAACGTGTTAGCTAAACATAGCCAAGCATCTGACAGATTTCTTAAGCAG TCCATTAATATTATGGAGCGGACATTGCAGAAGTACGGAAGCTATGAAAAATTTGAACAAGCCACTGGAGGCAGCTTGCTGACCAAAAGCCGCATCTGGAATCATGTCAGGAAATATATGGTGAAAGAAGGCTGTCTTGGTGAG ATTGTGGTCCATCTCACGGAGGACCTGCTTTCTCGAGCCTCAATGACAGTGGTGAATGGCCGCCCCACTCTCACTATCAATATCTCCACTGCGAGAGAGCACTGGCTGGAAGGGATGCTGAGACATGAAATCG GAACTCATTATTTTCGAGGGTTTAACAACAACAGCCAACCTTGGTGCAACTGGAACGGACGAAGGAAACATGGGTTGAAACCGATTAACCCTACAGAAGAAGGGCTAGCGAGCATTCACAGCGTCCTCTTCCGCAAAGACCCTTTCCTTTGGAGAGCTGCCCTGCTCTACTACACAGTCTATCAGGCTAGTCAAATGTCCTTCAGCCAGCTTTTCCAGGACGTGGGGAAATTTGTCAAGGACCCCAATACCAGGTGGGATTACTGTGTACGAGCCAAGAGGGGATGGACTGACACATCACAGCCAG GCTGTTTCAATAAAGATCAGGTGTACTTAGACGGCATCCTCCAAATCCTGAGATATAGGGAGTCCATTGATTTCCACCTTCTGACAGCCCTCGGAAAG ATCTCATATGAGGATGTGGACCGCCTGAAAGGATTGGCTGTGATTGAGAACATGAGGGTACCACACTTTTTGCAAGATCATGCCCGTTATATGGAGCACTTGGAAAAGATTATGGAAGTCAATGAGCTGACTGATGAGGAGCTCCAGGATCTCATAGATTAA